Part of the Vibrio ishigakensis genome, AGAAAAGTGGCAAACCCCTGTGCTATTTCTTACCGCTAAAGGCGAAGAAGTAGATAGAGTGATTGGCCTTGAACTGGGCGCAGATGACTTCTTACCTAAGCCATTTTCTGACAGAGAGCTACTGGCGCGTATCCGCGCCATCTTGCGTCGTACCCAGCATGTGCCGAGTCAAAATCTACAGACAGGCTATGAAGATCTTTCCATTAACTCTGGAGCACAAGAAGCCTATTGTGAGGGTGAACTGCTGGATCTTACCAGTACAGAGTTTGCTCTTTTGGAGTATTTCCTAAAACACCCAGGCTCAGTGATCACTAAAGAAACACTTAGTCTTGAGGTCTTAGGCAAGCGCCTATCTCCATTTGATCGTGCTATCGATATGCATGTCTCGAACCTAAGAAAGAAACTGCCAGAGCGCAAGGACGATAAACCACGCATCAAAACCTTGCGCGGAAAGGGCTACCTGTTTGTTGAGGCGGGACAATGAATCTGCCCAAGTTCTCTAGCCTGTATGGGCGCATCTTTGCCATATTTTGGATCACTGTATTAGCAGTACTGATCGCAGTGATCGCGATCCAAAAATCGGATCCTCGTAAATCTCACTCAGTGAGCAAAGAATCCTTAGTGAAGATCAATCGCCTAGTGCATCTAGTCGAAAAAGATCTCAACAAAAGCAAGAATGTAGGAGCACGATTAAAGAGCCTAAACGTCACCCGCTTTGGCAATAAAGACTTTCGCCTCTATCTCGCAGACAGCGAGGGTAATCTCCTGAGCAGAGAAAGAGGCTTCAAGCGTCGTGCCCTACAGGCGATGGCCTCTGAATTGGCGGACGCTACTGAGCCGAGCCAAAAACAGTTTGACCATTTCATGGTAGCCGGTCCTTTCCCGATTGAGTTACACGGCGAGCCCTACTCTATGTATGCTGGCTTTGACCGTAAACTGCCGCCGCCATTCCTGTACCGAATACTTGATGCACCCGTTACCCTCTTAATAGCGGTGATGCTGGTCAGTACCCCACTGCTATTGTGGTGTGCGTGGACCTTAAGTCAGCCCGCGCGTCGATTGGAGCAAGCTGCGAAACGAGTCACCCGAGGCGAGTTTGAGGTAGACCCTAGCCTTGAGCAAGGAACCAAAGAATTTAAACAGGCAGGCGAGAGCTTTAACCAGATGGTGCTGTCTGTTAATCAGATGGTCTCTGGTCAACAAAAGATGCTGTCGGATATCTCCCATGAGCTTCGCTCGCCACTTACGCGATTGCGTATGGCCAATGCCCTTGCTACTCGTAAGCAAGGAAACTCCAAAGAGCTAGAGCGCATAGAAACCGAAGCGGAAAGATTGGAACAGATGATTCGCGACCTTCTTGATCTGTCTCGGATGCAGATAGACAGTCATCATAATCGAGAACTTCTAAGCCTAGATGAACTGTGGCGCGAGATGCTGCTAGATGCACAGTTCGAGGCAGAACAGAGTGGCATGCAGTTGGAGTTTAATGCGATTCCCGAACAGCAAGTGTTTGGTAATCGTAAACTACTCACCAGCGCAATAGAGAATATTATCCGCAACGCTATCCGCTATGGAGAAAGCCAGATACACGTGGAATTTTCAGTGCAGAGCAACAAGCTAGAGCTAAGGGTTGAAGACGATGGCCCAGGCGTTCCTAGTGAAGAGCTAGAAAGCATCTTCCGACCTTTCTATCGTGTTTCGACTGCTCGGGACAGAGAAAGTGGTGGCACAGGTCTTGGCCTTGCTATTACAGAGAGCGCTATCTTGCAGCACAATGGCTCTATTACCGCCTCTCAAAGTGAACAACTTGGTGGCTTGATGATGCAAGTGAGTTTGCCTCTCAAGGCCTAATTCGGTTTATACTGGGGCAAATCCGAAATTACGAAGCAACACCATGTTTGATATTGCGCTCTATGAGCCTGAGATTGCCCCAAATACCGGCAATATTATTCGCCTGTGCGCCAACTGTGGCGCTAACCTGCATTTGATTGAGCCTTTAGGCTTTGATTTAGAAGAAAAGAAAGTGCGTCGCGCAGGGCTGGATTATCACGACCTCGCTCGAGTGAAGCGTCATGAGAACTATGAGGCCTTTATCGAGTATCTGGAAGAGCGCGACCAAGAGTATCGTATCTTTGCCTGCACCACTCGCACTAA contains:
- the trmL gene encoding tRNA (uridine(34)/cytosine(34)/5-carboxymethylaminomethyluridine(34)-2'-O)-methyltransferase TrmL, producing MFDIALYEPEIAPNTGNIIRLCANCGANLHLIEPLGFDLEEKKVRRAGLDYHDLARVKRHENYEAFIEYLEERDQEYRIFACTTRTKGHHVDASFQQGDVLLFGPETRGLPAELIESMPIEQRIRIPMVENSRSLNLSNAVAIIAFEAWRQMGFNGAI
- the cpxA gene encoding envelope stress sensor histidine kinase CpxA, giving the protein MNLPKFSSLYGRIFAIFWITVLAVLIAVIAIQKSDPRKSHSVSKESLVKINRLVHLVEKDLNKSKNVGARLKSLNVTRFGNKDFRLYLADSEGNLLSRERGFKRRALQAMASELADATEPSQKQFDHFMVAGPFPIELHGEPYSMYAGFDRKLPPPFLYRILDAPVTLLIAVMLVSTPLLLWCAWTLSQPARRLEQAAKRVTRGEFEVDPSLEQGTKEFKQAGESFNQMVLSVNQMVSGQQKMLSDISHELRSPLTRLRMANALATRKQGNSKELERIETEAERLEQMIRDLLDLSRMQIDSHHNRELLSLDELWREMLLDAQFEAEQSGMQLEFNAIPEQQVFGNRKLLTSAIENIIRNAIRYGESQIHVEFSVQSNKLELRVEDDGPGVPSEELESIFRPFYRVSTARDRESGGTGLGLAITESAILQHNGSITASQSEQLGGLMMQVSLPLKA
- a CDS encoding response regulator; the encoded protein is MPHILLVDDDVELTSLLEDILTFEGFTVSQANNGLEGLEAVNGDIDLILLDIMMPKMNGMEMLKKLREKWQTPVLFLTAKGEEVDRVIGLELGADDFLPKPFSDRELLARIRAILRRTQHVPSQNLQTGYEDLSINSGAQEAYCEGELLDLTSTEFALLEYFLKHPGSVITKETLSLEVLGKRLSPFDRAIDMHVSNLRKKLPERKDDKPRIKTLRGKGYLFVEAGQ